In Herbaspirillum seropedicae, a single window of DNA contains:
- the motA gene encoding flagellar motor stator protein MotA, whose protein sequence is MLVIIGYIVVMASVFGGFAMAGGHLGALFQPIELLMIGGAAGGAFLVGNNGKAIKATLKALPTVFKGSAYTKALYMELMALLFEILTKSRKEGLMSIEGDIEEPESSPIFSKYPGVLADHHLIEFMTDYLRLMVSGNMDAFQIENLMDNEIETHHHEGEIPVHCIAKLGDGMPAFGIVAAVMGVVHTMESVGIPPSELGMLIAHALVGTFLGILLAYGFVGPLSSLLEQKLHESTKIYQCVKVTLLASLNGYAPALSIEFGRKVLFSTERPTFLELEEHVKQARGK, encoded by the coding sequence TTGTTAGTCATCATTGGATATATCGTGGTCATGGCGTCCGTCTTCGGCGGCTTTGCCATGGCGGGTGGGCACCTGGGGGCGCTGTTCCAGCCAATCGAACTGCTCATGATCGGCGGCGCCGCGGGGGGCGCTTTTCTGGTCGGCAACAACGGCAAGGCGATCAAGGCCACGCTGAAGGCCCTGCCGACTGTGTTCAAGGGCTCCGCCTACACCAAGGCGCTCTACATGGAGCTCATGGCGCTGCTCTTCGAGATCCTCACCAAGTCCCGCAAGGAAGGCTTGATGTCGATCGAAGGCGATATCGAAGAACCTGAGAGCAGCCCCATCTTCAGCAAGTACCCGGGCGTGCTGGCTGACCATCACCTGATCGAATTCATGACCGATTACCTGCGTCTGATGGTGTCGGGCAACATGGATGCCTTCCAGATCGAAAACCTGATGGACAATGAAATCGAGACCCACCACCACGAGGGTGAGATCCCGGTCCACTGCATCGCCAAGCTGGGCGACGGCATGCCGGCCTTCGGTATCGTGGCGGCGGTCATGGGCGTGGTCCACACCATGGAGTCGGTGGGTATCCCACCCTCCGAGCTGGGCATGCTGATCGCGCACGCGCTGGTGGGTACCTTCCTCGGTATTCTGCTGGCCTATGGTTTCGTCGGTCCGCTCTCCAGCCTCCTGGAGCAGAAGCTGCATGAATCGACCAAGATCTACCAGTGCGTCAAGGTGACCCTGCTGGCCAGCCTCAATGGCTATGCGCCGGCGCTGTCGATCGAATTCGGCCGCAAGGTCCTGTTCTCGACCGAGCGTCCGACCTTCCTGGAGCTGGAAGAACACGTCAAGCAAGCCAGGGGCAAGTAA
- a CDS encoding class I SAM-dependent methyltransferase, with protein MSEHQNHVGARRRPLRQAPAIQALLLFVLGLIGANLIDVLCQRMGLSAFSSIEISLLHGVLAALAARLRRMAVWWWVILLVFPLAALGVGRLHLPSWLFLAVFLFMLLLFWSTFRSQVPFYPSGQAAWDAVAGLLPADRAIRFLDIGSGLGGAVLDLARRRPESEFIGIEIAPLPWLVSRLRAALGRHRCRFVRGDYLLLDFADYDVIFAYLSPAAMVALWRKARAEMRPGSLLLSYEFHIPGATPDVVIQPEGGGPVLHGWRM; from the coding sequence ATGTCCGAACACCAGAACCACGTCGGCGCACGCCGCCGTCCGCTGCGGCAGGCGCCGGCCATTCAGGCGCTGTTGCTGTTTGTGCTGGGCCTGATCGGGGCCAACCTGATCGATGTGCTGTGCCAGCGCATGGGCCTGTCGGCTTTTTCCTCCATCGAGATTTCCCTGCTGCATGGCGTACTGGCCGCGTTGGCCGCGCGCCTGCGCCGCATGGCGGTCTGGTGGTGGGTGATCCTGCTGGTGTTTCCGCTGGCGGCGCTGGGGGTGGGGCGGCTGCATTTGCCCTCGTGGTTGTTCCTGGCGGTATTCCTGTTCATGCTGCTGCTGTTCTGGTCCACCTTCCGCAGCCAGGTGCCGTTCTATCCCTCGGGGCAGGCGGCCTGGGATGCGGTAGCGGGCTTGCTGCCGGCGGACCGGGCGATCCGCTTCCTGGATATCGGCAGCGGCCTGGGCGGCGCGGTGCTGGACCTGGCCCGCCGGCGCCCCGAGAGCGAATTCATCGGCATCGAGATCGCCCCCTTGCCCTGGCTGGTCAGCCGCCTGCGCGCCGCACTGGGGCGGCATCGCTGCCGTTTCGTGCGGGGTGATTATCTGTTACTTGATTTTGCTGACTACGACGTGATTTTTGCCTACCTCTCGCCCGCCGCGATGGTGGCGCTGTGGCGCAAGGCGCGCGCCGAGATGCGGCCCGGTTCCCTGTTGCTAAGCTATGAATTCCATATTCCTGGTGCCACGCCGGACGTGGTGATCCAGCCAGAAGGGGGCGGGCCGGTGTTGCATGGCTGGCGGATGTAG